The Prevotella melaninogenica genome has a segment encoding these proteins:
- a CDS encoding D-2-hydroxyacid dehydrogenase, with protein sequence MKIVILDCHAVNPGDLSWEPIKEIAECVIYERTSQEQVIERAKDADGILINKINITREVLDQLPQLKYIGELATGYNNIDVEAARERGVVVCNIPAYSTDSVAQHVFALLLNATTHVDHYAEAVRRGEWSKQQDFCYWDTPLMELAGKTLGIVGLGNIGQKVAMIAHALGMDISACTSKNSSDLPECIRKTTLEGLFSTSDVITLHCPLTAENTRMINAETLKKVRRGAILINTGRGGLIDDQAVADALESGQLGAYCADVMTEEPPRADNPLFRQPNAFITPHIAWATREARERLMAICVENIKKFIAGEPQNVV encoded by the coding sequence ATGAAAATAGTAATTCTCGACTGCCATGCAGTCAACCCAGGTGACCTTTCATGGGAACCGATAAAGGAAATAGCAGAGTGCGTTATCTATGAACGCACAAGTCAGGAACAAGTTATTGAACGAGCTAAGGATGCAGACGGTATTCTTATCAATAAGATTAATATTACCCGTGAAGTACTCGATCAACTGCCACAATTGAAGTATATCGGTGAGTTAGCAACAGGATATAACAATATCGATGTTGAGGCTGCACGCGAGCGGGGCGTCGTCGTATGTAATATCCCTGCATATAGTACGGATAGCGTAGCACAGCATGTCTTCGCCCTCCTCTTGAACGCAACCACACATGTCGACCATTATGCTGAGGCTGTACGCCGTGGCGAGTGGAGCAAGCAGCAGGACTTCTGCTACTGGGACACACCACTCATGGAACTCGCTGGTAAGACACTCGGTATCGTTGGCTTGGGCAACATCGGTCAGAAGGTGGCAATGATTGCACATGCACTGGGTATGGACATCTCAGCTTGCACCAGTAAGAACAGTAGCGACCTACCAGAGTGTATCCGTAAGACAACCCTTGAAGGCTTGTTCAGTACGTCTGACGTCATCACCTTGCACTGTCCTTTGACAGCGGAGAACACGCGTATGATCAATGCAGAGACACTGAAGAAGGTACGTCGTGGCGCCATCCTTATCAATACCGGACGTGGCGGACTCATCGACGATCAGGCTGTTGCCGATGCTCTTGAGAGTGGTCAGCTCGGTGCTTATTGTGCCGACGTAATGACCGAGGAACCTCCTCGTGCAGACAATCCGCTCTTCCGTCAGCCCAATGCCTTCATCACTCCACATATTGCGTGGGCAACACGTGAGGCACGCGAGCGCCTAATGGCTATCTGCGTTGAGAATATTAAGAAGTTTATAGCAGGGGAACCACAGAACGTGGTGTAA
- a CDS encoding trimeric intracellular cation channel family protein: MIYTDPHLVRTLQVILEFLGTFAFAISGIRHAAQKHFDWFGGYVCGFAVAIGGGTIRDTMLGVRPFWMANIMYVLCTGLALFLVILSRRWIQRLSNAWFVFDTLGLALFTIAGIQKTIALGHPFWVAVIMGCITGVAGGVIRDVLLNNIPVIFHKEIYAVASVGGGLIYWALFSLGIPLPITVIVTFLAICLIRFIAVGYHISLPTLQDEDEKK; this comes from the coding sequence ATGATCTACACTGATCCACATCTTGTCCGTACGCTTCAGGTGATACTGGAGTTTCTCGGAACGTTTGCGTTTGCCATATCGGGCATCCGCCATGCCGCACAGAAACACTTCGATTGGTTCGGAGGTTATGTCTGTGGCTTTGCCGTCGCTATTGGTGGCGGTACGATTCGTGACACTATGTTAGGCGTGCGTCCGTTCTGGATGGCAAACATCATGTATGTTCTTTGTACAGGTCTGGCGCTCTTCCTCGTCATCTTGTCGCGTAGGTGGATTCAACGCCTTAGCAATGCGTGGTTCGTCTTCGACACACTCGGCTTAGCACTCTTTACTATTGCGGGTATTCAGAAGACAATCGCCTTAGGTCATCCCTTCTGGGTAGCCGTCATCATGGGTTGTATCACTGGTGTGGCAGGTGGTGTTATCCGTGACGTATTGCTGAACAATATCCCCGTAATCTTCCATAAAGAGATCTACGCCGTGGCAAGTGTGGGTGGCGGACTCATCTATTGGGCACTCTTCTCGCTCGGAATACCACTTCCGATAACAGTTATTGTGACATTCCTTGCAATCTGTTTAATTCGTTTTATTGCAGTGGGTTATCACATCTCGCTCCCCACTTTACAAGATGAAGACGAAAAAAAATAA
- a CDS encoding replication-associated recombination protein A, translated as MEPLAERLRPRTLDDYIGQEHLVGEGAVLRRMIDSGRIASFILWGPPGVGKTTLAQIIANRLETPFYTLSAVTSGVKDVRDVIERAQSGRFFNSVSPILFIDEIHRFSKSQQDSLLGAVEKGTVTLIGATTENPSFEVIRPLLSRCQLYTLKSLEKDDLLKLLHRAITEDVELKKRNIELRETGALLRYGGGDARKLLNILDLIISAESGNDVVITDKMVEERLQENPLAYDKDGEMHYDIISAFIKSIRGSDPDAALYWMARMIEGGEDPKFIARRVVISAAEDIGLANPNALLLANAAFDAVTKIGWPEGRIPLAEAVVYLARSKKDNSAYVGINKAIELVRQTGNLPVPLHLRNAPTKLMKDLGYSDGYKYPHDYPGHYVEQQYMPDELAPPRPSPKGEGESLPQPLRKEGRQIG; from the coding sequence ATGGAACCATTGGCAGAACGATTGCGACCACGCACGCTCGACGATTATATCGGACAGGAACACCTCGTTGGTGAGGGGGCTGTGCTCCGACGTATGATCGACTCGGGGCGCATTGCGTCGTTTATCCTTTGGGGACCACCAGGCGTGGGCAAGACTACGTTAGCACAGATTATCGCTAATCGCTTAGAAACACCGTTCTATACGCTTTCTGCTGTGACGAGTGGTGTGAAGGATGTGCGCGATGTCATCGAAAGAGCACAGAGTGGTCGTTTCTTCAATTCGGTCTCACCGATTCTCTTTATCGACGAGATTCATCGTTTCTCAAAGTCGCAACAAGATTCGCTCTTGGGTGCGGTAGAGAAAGGAACGGTGACGCTTATTGGTGCGACAACAGAGAACCCATCCTTCGAAGTGATTCGTCCGTTGCTCTCTCGTTGTCAACTCTATACGCTGAAGTCGTTGGAGAAAGATGATTTGCTGAAGCTATTGCATCGAGCCATTACGGAGGATGTGGAACTGAAGAAGCGTAATATCGAACTGCGTGAAACGGGGGCGCTCCTGCGTTACGGTGGGGGCGATGCGCGTAAGCTACTGAATATCCTCGACTTGATTATCTCAGCCGAATCGGGCAACGATGTCGTGATTACGGATAAGATGGTGGAGGAACGACTGCAAGAGAATCCGTTGGCGTATGACAAGGATGGCGAGATGCACTATGATATTATCTCGGCATTCATCAAGTCGATTCGTGGCTCCGACCCCGATGCAGCCCTCTACTGGATGGCACGTATGATAGAAGGTGGAGAAGACCCAAAGTTTATTGCGCGTCGTGTCGTAATCAGTGCGGCAGAAGATATCGGACTTGCCAATCCTAACGCCCTATTGCTGGCGAATGCAGCCTTTGACGCTGTGACGAAGATTGGTTGGCCCGAAGGTAGAATCCCATTGGCTGAGGCGGTAGTCTATTTAGCTCGGTCGAAGAAAGATAACTCTGCATACGTAGGCATCAATAAAGCGATAGAGTTAGTGCGACAGACAGGTAACCTCCCTGTTCCCCTCCATCTTCGCAATGCACCGACAAAACTAATGAAGGACCTCGGTTATAGCGATGGATATAAGTATCCACACGATTACCCCGGACATTATGTCGAGCAGCAGTATATGCCGGATGAGTTAGCCCCACCCCGACCCTCCCCGAAGGGGGAGGGAGAAAGCCTCCCCCAGCCCCTCCGAAAGGAGGGGAGGCAAATAGGATAA
- a CDS encoding PepSY-associated TM helix domain-containing protein has product MKRRTWRKYHKWTGLIISFFLVMFCLSGIVLNHRRCFADINVSRAVLPGRYDFKHWNNGLLRGTLRCKDDKGHDMVLIYGAAGVIRTDTVASIFIDYNQGLPSGADYRQMRGVVQTKNGQVFAASVMGLYQLKPHQGWQSVALPEMDSDDLLSDITTRGDTLVVLSRSYLYYATAPYRQFHKVEIQPAVGDDGKVSLFRQVWLLHSGGLFGTVGKLIVDLIALILIALCVTGVWFWVRPTHTKVLNWHNKIGVFTIVLTLFTAITGWALRPPVMIPLTMNNTHPLPGTVLASDNAWYDCLRMIRYDEQNHDWLLSTSKGFCSLSSLTSKPQPITIAPPVSVMGQTVWQRDESGMWLVGSFDGLFRWNRQAGQIEPYNNMMVARASIPGTAAASQMVVGYSSDFTGEECVADYYDGTFFSAQPEELRTMPMSLWSLALEVHTGRIYAGAIGSFLFIFVAGLFVIIALWSGKKS; this is encoded by the coding sequence ATGAAACGCAGAACGTGGCGCAAATATCATAAATGGACGGGACTTATCATCAGTTTCTTCTTGGTAATGTTTTGTCTTTCGGGAATCGTCTTGAACCATCGTCGGTGCTTTGCTGACATCAATGTGAGCAGAGCAGTGCTACCTGGTCGGTATGATTTCAAGCATTGGAACAACGGATTGTTGCGTGGAACGCTACGTTGTAAGGATGATAAGGGGCACGATATGGTGCTTATCTATGGTGCTGCAGGCGTTATTCGGACAGATACGGTAGCGTCAATCTTCATAGATTATAACCAGGGATTGCCTTCAGGTGCTGATTATCGGCAGATGAGAGGAGTGGTACAGACGAAAAACGGACAGGTCTTTGCTGCAAGTGTCATGGGTCTTTACCAACTCAAACCCCACCAGGGCTGGCAGTCGGTGGCACTTCCTGAGATGGATTCGGATGATCTGTTGAGCGACATTACCACACGGGGTGACACGCTGGTGGTGCTCTCGCGTTCCTATCTTTACTATGCTACAGCCCCTTACCGACAGTTCCATAAGGTGGAGATACAGCCTGCTGTGGGCGACGATGGTAAGGTTTCGCTCTTCCGACAGGTGTGGTTGCTGCATAGTGGTGGGCTTTTCGGGACAGTGGGGAAGCTAATTGTCGACCTCATAGCACTCATTCTCATTGCTCTTTGTGTGACGGGTGTGTGGTTCTGGGTGCGTCCGACACATACAAAAGTATTGAATTGGCATAATAAGATTGGTGTGTTTACCATCGTATTGACGCTCTTCACGGCGATAACAGGGTGGGCTTTGCGTCCTCCAGTGATGATCCCACTGACCATGAATAACACCCATCCGCTGCCTGGAACAGTATTGGCAAGCGATAACGCATGGTACGATTGTCTGCGGATGATACGTTATGACGAGCAGAATCACGACTGGTTACTGTCGACATCAAAGGGCTTTTGCTCCTTATCTTCGCTAACCTCAAAGCCACAACCCATCACCATTGCACCGCCAGTGAGTGTGATGGGGCAGACGGTATGGCAACGTGACGAGAGTGGAATGTGGCTTGTTGGCTCTTTCGATGGGCTCTTTCGGTGGAACAGACAGGCTGGACAGATTGAGCCTTACAATAATATGATGGTTGCAAGGGCTTCTATTCCGGGGACAGCTGCTGCCAGTCAGATGGTAGTAGGCTATAGTTCCGACTTCACAGGTGAGGAATGTGTGGCTGATTATTACGATGGTACGTTCTTCTCTGCCCAACCTGAAGAGTTGAGAACCATGCCAATGTCACTGTGGAGTCTTGCCTTAGAGGTGCATACGGGTCGTATTTATGCTGGTGCTATAGGCTCTTTCCTCTTTATCTTTGTTGCCGGATTGTTCGTAATCATCGCACTGTGGTCGGGTAAGAAGAGCTAA
- a CDS encoding Panacea domain-containing protein, producing the protein MEDVQQIASYISQRYEKEYGRQIDEMKLHKLLYLTQREAIIETGEPLFEDQFEAWKYGPVLYSVHKAFQTDKLHGEMLSEETIGKYKKVFDKVFSSYAPKDSWSLSTLSHGEYSWRKAREGYDPDSACRVKIRVEDIRVDAQRIKQRRIMLNILGA; encoded by the coding sequence ATGGAAGATGTACAGCAGATAGCATCCTATATCAGTCAGCGATATGAGAAAGAATATGGCAGACAGATTGATGAGATGAAGTTGCATAAGCTACTTTATCTCACCCAACGTGAGGCTATCATTGAGACAGGAGAGCCTCTATTTGAGGATCAATTCGAGGCTTGGAAATATGGACCGGTGCTCTATTCTGTTCATAAAGCATTCCAAACTGATAAACTTCATGGTGAAATGCTCAGCGAAGAGACTATCGGAAAGTACAAAAAGGTATTTGATAAGGTCTTCTCTTCCTATGCACCAAAAGATTCATGGAGCTTAAGTACGCTTTCACATGGCGAATATTCCTGGCGAAAAGCACGTGAGGGATATGATCCCGACAGTGCTTGTAGGGTAAAAATAAGGGTTGAAGACATCCGCGTTGATGCCCAACGCATAAAGCAAAGACGAATTATGCTGAACATCTTAGGCGCATAA
- a CDS encoding glycosyltransferase translates to MSKQVFQTDSRQRWSYFKWTLRVVLTILSLLGIVFLAMFALEGSPQMPFRHDYRNAVTAVSPYTKDNKTAKLYKSFRDFFKEKKMHNNYAKATIKKQRFIGKADSLTQKYFREWDDPRIGVRSAWYVNWDKHAYISLKNNIKHLNMVLPEWFFINPKTDKVEYRIDKQALRLMRRTGIPVLPMLTNNYNSDFHPEAIGRIMRDEKKRMALINEMVRTCRHYGFAGINLDLEELNIQDNDLLVELLKDFSRVFHANGLYVTQAVAPFNEDYNMQELAKYNDYLFLMAYDEHNIESQPGAVSSQRWVEKATDWAAKNVPNDKIVLGMATYGYDWANGEGGTTVSFDQTMAIAQDADAKVKFDDDTYNVNFSYQNTDDGKIHHVFFTDAATTFNIMRFGAEYHLAGFGLWRLGTEDKRIWRFYGKDMSWENVARMSVAKLMQLNGTDDVNFVGSGEVLEVTTEPHPGDISIRIDKDNRLISEEYYRALPSTYTIQRLGKCKDKQLVITFDDGPDSRWTPTVLSTLKKYNVPAAFFMVGLQMEKNLPLVKQVYDDGHTIGNHTFTHHNMIENSDRRSYAELKLTRMLIESVTGHSTILFRAPYNADADPTEHEEIWPMIVASRRNYLFVGEAIDPNDWQPNVTADQIYQRVIDGVHHEDGHIILLHDAGGSSRKPTLDALPRIIETLQHEGYQFISLEQYLGMGKQTLMPEINKGKAYYAMQTNLWLAEMIYHVSDFLTALFLVFLALGMMRLIFMYVLMIREKRAENRRNYAPIDAATAPSVSIIVPGYNEEVNIVRTITTLKQQDYPNLHIYFVDDGSKDHTLERVHEAFDNDDTVTVLAKKNGGKASALNYGIAACRSEYVVCIDADTQLKNDAVSRLMKHFIADTEKRVGAVAGNVKVGNQRNMLTYWQAIEYTSSQNFDRMAYSNINAITVVPGAIGAFRKEVIEAVGGFTTDTLAEDCDLTMSINEYGYIIENENYAVALTEAPETLRQFVKQRIRWCFGVMQAFWKHRSSLFAPSKKGFGLWAMPNMLIFQYIIPTFSPLADVLMLIGLFTGNALQIFFYYLIFLVIDASVSIMAYIFEGERLWVLLWVIPQRFFYRWIMYYVLFKSYLKAIKGELQTWGVLKRTGHVQPHPQPLSEGRGE, encoded by the coding sequence ATGAGCAAGCAAGTTTTTCAGACAGACTCCCGTCAGCGCTGGAGTTATTTTAAGTGGACCTTACGCGTCGTTCTTACGATTCTCTCATTGTTAGGAATCGTTTTCTTGGCAATGTTTGCCTTGGAAGGAAGTCCTCAGATGCCTTTCCGTCACGACTATCGGAATGCAGTAACAGCGGTATCGCCTTATACGAAGGATAACAAGACGGCAAAGCTTTATAAGTCGTTCCGCGACTTCTTCAAGGAGAAGAAGATGCACAATAACTATGCGAAGGCTACGATTAAGAAACAACGATTTATTGGAAAGGCAGATAGTCTGACACAGAAATACTTCCGTGAGTGGGACGATCCACGAATAGGAGTGCGTTCGGCATGGTATGTAAACTGGGATAAACACGCTTATATCTCCCTGAAGAACAATATCAAGCATTTGAATATGGTTCTGCCAGAGTGGTTTTTTATCAATCCTAAGACCGACAAGGTGGAGTATCGGATTGATAAGCAAGCACTGCGGTTGATGCGTCGAACAGGTATTCCAGTGCTTCCTATGCTCACCAATAACTACAACTCCGACTTCCATCCAGAGGCGATAGGGCGTATCATGCGTGACGAGAAGAAGCGTATGGCACTCATCAACGAGATGGTTAGGACGTGTCGGCACTATGGTTTTGCAGGAATCAACCTCGACTTAGAGGAACTTAATATTCAAGACAACGACCTTCTTGTCGAATTGCTCAAAGACTTCTCACGTGTTTTCCATGCGAATGGGCTTTATGTAACACAAGCCGTAGCCCCTTTCAATGAGGATTATAACATGCAGGAGCTGGCGAAGTATAACGACTATCTCTTCCTCATGGCTTATGATGAACATAACATTGAGAGTCAGCCGGGAGCGGTTAGTTCGCAGCGATGGGTAGAAAAGGCTACTGACTGGGCTGCAAAGAATGTTCCGAATGATAAGATAGTCCTCGGTATGGCTACCTATGGATATGATTGGGCAAACGGAGAAGGCGGTACGACCGTGTCATTCGACCAGACAATGGCTATTGCACAAGATGCAGATGCAAAGGTAAAGTTTGATGATGACACCTATAACGTGAACTTCTCTTATCAGAACACCGACGATGGAAAGATTCATCATGTGTTCTTCACCGATGCTGCCACGACCTTTAACATCATGCGCTTTGGTGCAGAGTATCATCTTGCAGGTTTTGGCTTATGGCGTTTGGGAACTGAAGACAAGCGTATCTGGCGTTTCTATGGCAAAGATATGTCATGGGAGAATGTGGCAAGGATGTCTGTTGCGAAGCTGATGCAACTCAACGGAACCGATGATGTCAACTTTGTTGGCTCTGGTGAAGTGCTCGAAGTGACAACAGAACCTCATCCTGGAGACATTTCGATAAGGATTGATAAGGACAATCGCCTTATCTCTGAGGAATATTATCGCGCCCTACCTTCTACTTACACCATCCAACGATTAGGCAAATGTAAGGACAAACAGCTTGTAATTACCTTTGATGACGGACCCGATAGCCGTTGGACCCCTACCGTATTAAGTACGCTGAAGAAGTATAATGTCCCTGCAGCGTTCTTCATGGTGGGACTGCAGATGGAGAAGAATCTGCCATTGGTAAAGCAAGTATATGATGATGGACACACCATTGGTAACCATACCTTCACCCACCATAACATGATTGAGAACTCCGACCGCCGTTCTTATGCAGAGTTGAAGTTGACAAGAATGTTGATAGAGAGTGTGACAGGACATAGTACGATCCTCTTCCGTGCGCCTTATAATGCCGATGCCGACCCAACGGAACATGAAGAAATATGGCCAATGATTGTGGCAAGTCGTAGGAATTACCTCTTTGTGGGAGAGGCTATCGACCCTAACGACTGGCAGCCTAACGTTACAGCCGACCAAATCTATCAGCGTGTCATTGATGGTGTACACCATGAAGACGGACATATCATCTTGTTGCACGATGCGGGTGGTAGTTCTCGAAAGCCTACCCTTGATGCGCTCCCACGTATCATAGAGACCTTGCAGCATGAGGGTTATCAGTTTATCTCCCTCGAACAATACTTGGGTATGGGTAAGCAAACACTAATGCCAGAGATTAATAAAGGTAAGGCATACTATGCGATGCAGACCAACCTCTGGTTAGCAGAGATGATCTATCATGTCTCAGACTTCCTCACAGCTCTTTTCCTTGTCTTCCTTGCCTTGGGAATGATGCGCCTGATATTTATGTATGTGCTGATGATAAGGGAGAAGCGGGCAGAGAACCGACGTAATTATGCTCCTATTGATGCTGCCACGGCACCGTCAGTTTCTATCATCGTACCGGGTTATAACGAGGAAGTAAACATCGTGCGTACCATCACCACGCTTAAGCAACAAGACTATCCTAACCTGCATATCTACTTCGTTGATGATGGTAGTAAGGACCATACACTCGAACGTGTACATGAGGCTTTCGACAATGATGATACGGTTACGGTACTTGCGAAGAAGAATGGTGGAAAGGCTTCAGCCCTCAACTATGGTATTGCTGCCTGCCGTTCAGAGTATGTCGTTTGTATTGATGCCGACACCCAGTTGAAGAATGATGCGGTAAGTAGATTGATGAAACACTTCATCGCTGACACAGAGAAGCGCGTCGGTGCGGTGGCTGGTAATGTGAAGGTGGGTAACCAACGGAATATGCTTACCTACTGGCAGGCGATTGAATATACGAGTAGTCAGAACTTCGACCGTATGGCTTACTCTAATATCAATGCTATCACCGTTGTGCCTGGAGCTATCGGTGCCTTCCGCAAGGAAGTGATTGAAGCCGTGGGAGGCTTTACAACCGATACCTTAGCAGAAGACTGCGACCTGACGATGAGTATCAATGAATATGGATATATCATCGAGAATGAGAATTATGCTGTGGCATTGACCGAAGCGCCAGAGACACTCCGCCAGTTTGTGAAGCAACGTATCCGTTGGTGCTTTGGTGTCATGCAAGCCTTCTGGAAGCATCGTTCCTCTCTCTTCGCACCTTCAAAGAAAGGTTTTGGTCTATGGGCTATGCCTAATATGCTTATCTTCCAGTATATCATCCCAACCTTCTCACCATTGGCTGACGTGCTGATGCTCATCGGACTCTTTACGGGTAATGCCCTTCAGATATTCTTCTATTACCTCATCTTCCTTGTCATCGATGCCAGTGTGTCTATCATGGCTTATATCTTCGAGGGAGAGCGTCTGTGGGTTCTTCTGTGGGTTATCCCTCAACGTTTCTTCTATCGTTGGATAATGTATTACGTCCTCTTTAAGAGTTACCTCAAGGCGATAAAGGGTGAACTGCAGACATGGGGGGTGTTGAAGAGGACAGGGCATGTACAGCCTCACCCCCAACCCCTCTCCGAAGGGAGAGGGGAGTAG
- a CDS encoding AAA family ATPase — MKKIIIDIHKFGPLQEVSFQVAPFMVFTGMSKLGKSYANYLVYYLFTSLLNYKDAARLGEHLVGENSSGSFTLSGDFLSTYLHDNVTAFMRALLGDPTIECDVDFLFPEFGEPLRVEYQEVAATEEDIEKRLGYTVNISINGKKVSRNSIINTAFTVGEYCQMVLSHKLLENFYYHALIFPPANGALINADYSLTNSINRNGMYGRFLLDNDYCTSTKVTDEQSTYLNQIKKITDGDIVKKEGKEFLVLDEGKQVNMSAAASSIKEISPLLFLLKNHSGTEVAICLEEPEAHLHPSMQIQVADLIAECINNGFLFHITTHSDYFMDRLNQLIKLGNIRKKDEATFKEYCTANGLSEKTFLDGDNVKAYFFHRDDETGKVVIEKLPVEEGGIPMKTFYETVEKMRKQDEQIDEMLYSLNASDQ; from the coding sequence ATGAAAAAGATAATTATAGACATTCATAAGTTCGGACCTTTACAGGAAGTATCATTCCAGGTAGCACCATTCATGGTGTTTACGGGTATGTCAAAGTTGGGAAAGAGTTACGCGAATTATCTTGTTTATTATCTTTTCACGAGTTTATTAAACTACAAAGATGCAGCAAGATTAGGTGAACATTTGGTAGGTGAGAACTCTTCTGGCTCTTTTACGCTTTCGGGTGATTTCCTTTCAACATATCTTCATGATAATGTAACAGCATTTATGCGCGCATTATTAGGAGATCCGACCATAGAATGTGACGTAGATTTTCTCTTTCCAGAGTTTGGAGAGCCGCTTCGTGTTGAATATCAAGAGGTAGCAGCAACAGAAGAAGATATAGAAAAGAGATTAGGTTATACTGTAAACATCTCAATTAATGGTAAAAAAGTGAGCAGGAATAGCATTATAAATACTGCATTTACAGTAGGCGAATACTGTCAGATGGTGCTTTCCCACAAATTACTTGAAAACTTTTACTATCACGCCTTAATCTTTCCACCTGCAAACGGAGCGTTGATCAATGCCGATTATTCCCTTACCAACTCCATAAATCGCAACGGAATGTATGGCAGATTCTTACTTGACAACGACTATTGCACCTCAACAAAAGTTACTGATGAGCAGTCTACCTATCTTAACCAGATTAAGAAGATAACTGATGGGGATATTGTTAAGAAAGAAGGTAAGGAATTTCTGGTACTTGATGAAGGCAAACAGGTAAACATGTCTGCTGCAGCTTCTTCTATAAAAGAGATTAGTCCGCTTTTGTTTCTATTAAAGAATCACTCTGGTACAGAGGTAGCAATATGTCTGGAAGAGCCTGAAGCACACCTGCATCCATCCATGCAGATTCAGGTGGCAGACCTTATTGCGGAATGCATCAACAATGGTTTCCTGTTCCATATCACGACACATAGCGATTATTTTATGGATAGATTGAACCAGCTTATCAAGTTAGGTAATATCCGTAAGAAGGATGAAGCAACCTTTAAAGAGTATTGTACCGCAAATGGTTTATCAGAAAAAACGTTTCTTGATGGCGATAATGTGAAGGCGTATTTCTTCCATAGAGATGACGAGACAGGTAAGGTTGTGATAGAAAAACTGCCTGTGGAAGAAGGTGGAATACCAATGAAGACCTTCTATGAGACGGTAGAAAAGATGCGTAAACAGGATGAACAGATTGATGAAATGTTGTACTCCCTTAATGCTTCTGACCAATGA